The following proteins are encoded in a genomic region of Coffea eugenioides isolate CCC68of chromosome 6, Ceug_1.0, whole genome shotgun sequence:
- the LOC113776468 gene encoding probable serine/threonine-protein kinase PBL11, which produces MGCFTVLKSKKKKMEQINYSIKSIHSQEHSPTTLPEPQKHTRSLQSAPPSFRTRVKPVQSNTKQTNSRMRALSAPSSLVVAEDTLISNECEEVDESKSRVGSKKEYQPASPQPLPLPSPQIAVALKTMASFKGGNASGPLNASGPLPLPPTPPPTMSPSGPLRNFSYKELAVACHNFSPELCMSEGLSSVIYRASFGEEATASKKLEATITRLHPSNQGLKEFVNEVNTLTSLQHPYLCKLLGYHAREGSEHRMLVYERLFHGSLDRLLHGRSDGPPIDWNARMKVALCAAQGLTFLHEEGPFQAMFHEFSTANVQIDKDFSAKLSGYGCISHIPETDISSSNSALANLSLETLERGLLTPKSNVWSFGILLLELLTGRKNLDSRRPKEERNLVKWSRPFLADDCRLSLIMDPHLKGRFPSKAVRTVADIAQKCLQKDPSVRPTMRIVVEHLKTIQDMKHTSRFPLQEPGAVSGKHISRSPSLNGIVMPVPRSTSYPSPPATRPSISLTTPIVLPSSLLPRTCSSALSLDEVDQQERQKSSSSTVPRSSVEGF; this is translated from the exons ATGGGTTGTTTCACAGTTCTgaagagcaaaaagaaaaagatggaGCAGATCAATTACTCCATCAAATCCATCCATTCTCAGGAACATTCACCTACGACTTTGCCTGAACCGCAAAAGCATACGAGGTCATTGCAATCTGCACCTCCAAGTTTCAGAACTAGAGTAAAACCTGTCCAATCCAATACCAAGCAAACCAACAGTAGGATGCGAGCTTTATCTGCCCCTTCAAGCCTTGTTGTGGCTGAAGATACCCTGATATCAAATGAATGTGAAGAAGTAGATGAATCCAAGAGTCGCGTTGGATCTAAGAAAGAATACCAGCCAGCAAGTCCTCAACCTCTTCCTCTTCCGTCACCTCAGATTGCTGTAGCTTTGAAAACTATGGCAAGCTTTAAAGGGGGAAATGCCAGTGGTCCTCTAAATGCCTCTGGACCCTTGCCTTTGCCCCCAACTCCACCTCCAACAATGTCCCCTTCAGGACCCCTAAGAAATTTTTCGTACAAAGAATTAGCTGTTGCTTGCCATAATTTCTCTCCTGAGTTATGCATGTCAGAAGGGCTTTCTTCAGTGATCTACAGAGCCTCTTTTGGGGAAGAGGCTACTGCCTCCAAAAAGCTTGAAGCCACAATCACCCGCCTTCACCCCTCTAATCAG GGCTTAAAGGAATTTGTCAATGAGGTGAATACTCTTACCTCTTTGCAACACCCCTATCTTTGTAAGCTGCTTGGTTATCATGCGCGTGAAGGATCAGAACACAGGATGTTGGTTTATGAAAGACTTTTCCATGGAAGCTTGGACCGGCTTTTACATGGGAGATCAGATGGTCCTCCGATTGACTGGAATGCCAGGATGAAAGTTGCTTTATGTGCTGCACAAGGTCTCACATTCTTGCATGAAGAAGGGCCTTTCCAG GCTATGTTCCATGAATTTTCAACTGCCAATGTACAGATTGACAAGGATTTTAGTGCAAAGTTGTCAGGATATGGGTGCATTAGCCACATCCCTGAGACAGACATCTCAAGTAGTAATTCA GCACTGGCAAATCTTTCACTGGAGACACTAGAGAGGGGGCTGCTGACTCCTAAGAGCAACGTTTGGAGTTTTGGGATTTTGCTGCTTGAATTGCTTACAGGAAGAAAAAACCTCGACAGTCGTCGTCCAAAGGAGGAAAGAAACTTAGTAAAATGGAGTAGGCCTTTCCTAGCTGATGATTGCAGACTCTCACTGATCATGGACCCTCATCTCAAAGGTCGGTTCCCATCCAAAGCTGTAAGGACTGTGGCTGATATTGCTCAAAAATGTCTTCAGAAGGATCCATCTGTGAGGCCCACCATGAGGATTGTTGTGGAGCATCTCAAGACTATTCAAGATATGAAACATACTTCTAGGTTTCCATTGCAAGAGCCTGGGGCAGTTAGTGGAAAACACATATCTAGATCACCTAGCCTTAATGGAATCGTTATGCCGGTGCCCAGGTCAACTTCTTATCCATCTCCCCCAGCAACCAGGCCATCAATTTCGCTGACTACGCCAATTGTGTTGCCTTCATCTCTTCTTCCGCGAACTTGTTCCTCCGCTCTCTCCTTGGATGAAGTTGATCAGCAGGAACGCCAGAAGTCATCATCCTCAACTGTTCCAAGGTCCAGCGTGGAAGGATTTTGA